One Gordonia sp. SID5947 genomic region harbors:
- a CDS encoding DUF3556 domain-containing protein: protein MGFIAPSPQPVPPEEFVRLPIRERVRILSTNWVDDGFGTPQMLSVVYIVKMLGLYFAVGLAITSWTTQFVDFTDPGSWFDNIVVYQKLAIWLMLLEVIGLAGAFGPLCGHFAPMLGNIRYWVRPGTIRLAPWGRHVPGTGGDTRTAFDVVLFVAVLASLVLPLVMSAEQVTFLPAGTGPQELVPPWAFIPILVTMPLMGLRDKVIFLAGRSEQYLPIMFFSAIFGAIVMSDAADASDFVNLVVVFKIIICVVWIGAGVSKLGQHFINVVPPMVSNSPGQLRFVKRLFYRNTPDDIRPSRVAWFMAHVAGTTVEIAIPIILLLTTNSTIALIGAILIVAFHIYITSTFPLAVPLEWNVYFGYIAIVLWVGFDPSVYNIWDFSQPWLLIPVFAILCFGPVLGNLRPDLVSFLPSMRQYAGNWASAVWAMKPGVEERLNELPQVENQIDQLQRMMPTPYERDDADMTLQKALAWRSMHSQGRGLLSVLFEHLDDIETRTVREGEFVCNTIVGWNFGDGHLHDERLIAAIQKRLGLAPGDLVVAYCESQATPWSNPPQEYRVIDAALGVVERGTWNVSDCVKEQPWLPNGSVPLQVTWNAPGFRRQETLTQGEGRNSGRGALA from the coding sequence ATGGGCTTCATCGCACCATCACCGCAGCCGGTGCCACCGGAGGAGTTCGTACGGCTACCGATCCGGGAGCGTGTGCGGATCCTCAGCACCAACTGGGTCGACGACGGATTCGGCACACCCCAGATGCTCTCGGTGGTCTACATCGTCAAGATGCTCGGCCTCTACTTTGCCGTCGGGCTGGCGATCACCTCGTGGACAACGCAATTCGTGGATTTCACCGATCCCGGTTCCTGGTTCGACAACATCGTCGTCTACCAGAAGCTCGCGATCTGGCTCATGTTGCTGGAGGTGATCGGGCTGGCCGGCGCGTTCGGGCCGTTGTGCGGGCATTTCGCTCCGATGCTCGGCAACATCCGCTATTGGGTGCGACCCGGCACCATCCGGCTGGCGCCATGGGGCCGGCATGTCCCCGGCACCGGCGGTGACACCCGCACCGCCTTCGACGTGGTGCTGTTCGTCGCGGTGCTCGCCAGTCTGGTGCTCCCGCTGGTGATGAGCGCGGAACAGGTGACCTTCCTGCCCGCCGGCACCGGGCCACAGGAACTGGTGCCGCCGTGGGCCTTCATCCCGATCCTCGTCACGATGCCGTTGATGGGACTCCGCGACAAGGTCATCTTCCTCGCCGGGCGATCCGAGCAATACCTGCCGATCATGTTCTTCTCGGCCATCTTCGGAGCCATCGTGATGAGCGATGCAGCCGATGCAAGCGATTTCGTGAATCTGGTGGTCGTGTTCAAGATCATCATCTGCGTCGTGTGGATCGGTGCCGGCGTGTCGAAGTTGGGTCAGCACTTCATCAACGTCGTCCCGCCGATGGTGTCCAACAGTCCCGGCCAGCTCCGCTTCGTCAAGCGGCTGTTCTACCGGAACACCCCCGACGACATCCGACCGAGTCGCGTCGCCTGGTTCATGGCACACGTCGCGGGAACCACCGTCGAGATCGCGATCCCGATCATCCTGCTGCTCACCACCAACAGCACGATCGCACTCATCGGCGCCATCCTGATCGTGGCCTTCCACATCTACATCACCTCGACGTTCCCGCTCGCGGTCCCGTTGGAGTGGAATGTCTACTTCGGCTACATCGCGATCGTGCTGTGGGTCGGATTCGACCCGTCGGTCTACAACATCTGGGACTTCTCGCAGCCGTGGCTGCTGATCCCGGTCTTCGCGATCCTGTGCTTCGGGCCCGTACTCGGAAACCTGCGCCCCGACCTCGTCTCCTTCCTCCCGTCGATGCGGCAGTACGCGGGTAACTGGGCGTCGGCGGTCTGGGCGATGAAGCCAGGTGTCGAGGAAAGGCTCAACGAGCTGCCTCAGGTCGAGAACCAGATCGATCAGCTGCAGCGGATGATGCCAACCCCGTACGAGCGCGACGACGCGGACATGACCCTCCAGAAGGCCCTCGCCTGGCGATCCATGCACAGTCAGGGTCGTGGCCTGCTCTCCGTGCTGTTCGAGCACCTCGATGACATCGAGACCCGGACCGTTCGAGAAGGAGAGTTCGTGTGCAACACCATCGTCGGCTGGAACTTCGGCGACGGACACCTGCATGACGAACGACTGATCGCGGCGATCCAGAAGCGGCTCGGCCTCGCCCCCGGTGATCTCGTCGTCGCCTACTGCGAATCGCAGGCGACCCCGTGGAGCAACCCGCCCCAGGAGTACCGGGTCATCGACGCCGCCCTCGGCGTCGTGGAGCGCGGGACCTGGAATGTCAGCGACTGCGTCAAGGAACAGCCCTGGCTCCCCAACGGATCGGTGCCGCTGCAGGTCACATGGAACGCGCCCGGATTCCGCAGGCAGGAGACGCTCACCCAGGGCGAGGGCCGCAACAGCGGCAGGGGTGCGCTGGCATGA
- a CDS encoding AMP-binding protein: MTLSYLPWNQPEARADHPCVRDERIELSYAEFAARVDAAAEQFADHGVAPGSVIAVMLPNRVELLVCLAAAWRLGAAATPINPVFTASEAEYQITDSGAALVVTATADTPHGGRRTLVVDELRSAPTGGVLADPVTSGGDLALLIYTSGSTGRPKGVELTHSNIDAMANSMVEALALTDTDHCLLVLPLFHVNAICVSYLSTMIAGGRLSVLGRFHPVEFLGAVEQLRPTYFSAVPTIYSHLVSLPAEVTADTRSVRFAICGAAPASAELLRATEERFGFPVVEGYGLTEGTCASTANPIDGPRKIGTVGVALPGQIVAIMDSSGNLLPADERGEVVIKGPNVMQGYLNRPEATAEALGDGWLHTGDVGVLDEDGYLRLVDRIKDMIIRGGENIYPKEIESVLYGNPAVLEAAVVGAPHPVYGEVPVAYVALHPERTVTSDELRELCAQHLTRIKIPVSISIQDTLPKNPVGKIDKPALRAQLAADPAQQGV, from the coding sequence ATGACCCTGAGCTATCTCCCGTGGAACCAGCCGGAGGCACGCGCCGACCATCCGTGCGTCCGGGACGAGCGCATCGAGCTGAGCTACGCGGAGTTCGCGGCACGGGTCGACGCCGCAGCCGAGCAGTTCGCCGACCACGGGGTCGCCCCCGGATCGGTGATCGCGGTGATGCTGCCCAACCGCGTCGAACTCCTGGTCTGCCTCGCGGCGGCTTGGCGGCTCGGCGCGGCAGCGACCCCGATCAACCCTGTCTTCACCGCGTCGGAGGCCGAGTACCAGATCACCGATTCCGGTGCGGCACTGGTCGTGACGGCCACCGCGGACACACCTCACGGTGGTCGCCGGACGCTGGTCGTCGATGAGCTGCGGTCCGCACCGACCGGAGGTGTGTTGGCCGATCCGGTCACCTCCGGAGGCGACCTCGCGCTGCTGATCTACACCAGCGGATCGACCGGCCGCCCCAAGGGAGTCGAGCTCACGCACAGCAACATCGACGCGATGGCGAACTCGATGGTCGAGGCCCTGGCCCTCACGGACACCGACCATTGCCTCTTGGTGTTGCCGCTCTTCCACGTCAACGCGATCTGCGTGAGCTACCTGTCGACGATGATCGCCGGAGGCCGGCTCTCGGTGCTCGGCCGGTTTCACCCCGTCGAGTTCCTCGGCGCCGTCGAGCAGCTGCGCCCCACCTACTTCTCGGCAGTCCCCACCATCTATTCGCACCTGGTGTCACTCCCGGCCGAGGTCACCGCGGACACGCGATCGGTACGCTTCGCGATCTGCGGCGCAGCCCCGGCGTCGGCGGAGCTGTTGCGTGCGACCGAGGAGAGATTCGGTTTCCCGGTCGTCGAGGGATATGGACTGACCGAGGGGACGTGCGCCTCCACCGCGAACCCGATCGACGGACCACGCAAGATCGGCACGGTCGGCGTGGCGCTCCCCGGTCAGATCGTGGCCATCATGGACAGCTCCGGCAACCTGCTCCCGGCCGACGAGCGCGGCGAGGTCGTGATCAAGGGACCCAACGTCATGCAGGGTTACCTCAACAGACCTGAGGCCACCGCGGAGGCGCTCGGCGACGGATGGCTGCACACCGGCGACGTCGGCGTGCTCGACGAGGACGGCTATCTCCGGCTGGTCGACCGCATCAAGGACATGATCATCCGGGGCGGCGAGAACATCTACCCCAAGGAGATCGAGTCCGTCCTGTATGGCAATCCGGCGGTGCTCGAGGCTGCCGTCGTCGGTGCTCCACACCCGGTCTACGGCGAGGTTCCCGTCGCCTACGTCGCGCTCCACCCAGAACGCACGGTCACCTCCGACGAGCTCCGTGAGCTCTGCGCGCAACACCTCACCAGGATCAAGATCCCGGTGTCCATCAGCATTCAGGACACTCTGCCCAAGAATCCGGTCGGAAAGATCGACAAGCCCGCGCTGCGGGCGCAGCTTGCCGCCGACCCTGCACAGCAAGGAGTTTGA
- a CDS encoding glucose 1-dehydrogenase, translated as MSHNLQGKTAIVTGAAQGIGLEIARQLSEAGAGVVIADIDESAAKEAAAQLTNATAMACDVRDEEQVKGLVDATVATYGGLNVMIPNAGIAAVSPIVEMDLAAWRAVTSVNLDGVFLSIRYAAPAIIASGGGSIVTLGSITALAGTPLISSYAASKAAVVNLTKTAATELRDHGVRVNAVLPGFAATSLVTSQVDAFESALGLPSGGFAAVIEQKQGRFGTVEEIAKSVLFLAGDESTFCSGSGLVLDGGLDAGLF; from the coding sequence ATGTCCCACAACCTCCAGGGCAAGACAGCGATCGTCACCGGCGCCGCACAGGGCATCGGTCTCGAGATCGCCCGGCAGCTCTCCGAAGCCGGCGCCGGTGTCGTCATCGCCGACATCGACGAGAGCGCGGCCAAAGAGGCTGCTGCCCAGCTGACGAATGCGACCGCGATGGCGTGTGACGTCCGGGACGAGGAGCAGGTCAAGGGGCTCGTCGACGCGACGGTGGCGACCTACGGCGGACTGAACGTGATGATCCCGAACGCCGGCATCGCAGCGGTGTCCCCGATCGTCGAGATGGACCTGGCCGCGTGGCGCGCGGTCACCTCGGTGAACCTCGACGGCGTCTTTCTCTCCATCCGCTATGCCGCACCCGCGATCATCGCGAGCGGCGGCGGCAGCATCGTCACGCTCGGCTCGATCACCGCGCTCGCCGGGACACCGCTGATCTCGTCGTACGCCGCGAGCAAGGCTGCCGTCGTCAACCTCACCAAGACCGCGGCAACCGAGTTGCGCGACCACGGCGTACGAGTCAACGCGGTCCTGCCGGGCTTCGCCGCAACCAGCCTGGTCACCAGCCAGGTCGACGCGTTCGAGTCTGCGCTCGGGCTGCCGTCCGGCGGGTTCGCGGCGGTCATCGAGCAGAAGCAGGGCCGATTCGGCACGGTCGAGGAGATCGCGAAGTCGGTGCTGTTCCTCGCCGGCGACGAGTCGACCTTCTGCTCGGGCTCGGGTCTCGTCCTCGACGGCGGCCTCGACGCCGGACTGTTCTGA
- a CDS encoding helix-turn-helix domain-containing protein, whose translation MGAKLSPEQLRRQAAARVAQVARTMGAELPRLGSNLHSEIAEAIPELRGDEVILELLRASSESNVETFLHVAQYDIPIESVRPPPAATEYAHRLAQRAISANALLRAYRVGQHVVLDWVVAEVARNEPDREVAFAAAQIVQQISFAYVDRVAEQVVAEYETERERWLANRNSVRTAMLNTVLSGRDHDVGAAEAALGYLLRQHHLGLVVWTVEEGGMPSELRRLESLVGAIGESVDAAGQALFLPQDGSTAWCWIPLGRTAHGQIDHDAIQRLTEEAGPGVRVALGRPHASGTGFRTTHQEAQRAHTVSSIAGDIRVTTFDEPGVQICSILARDLDSTRGLVASALGGLAENDENTAQLRATLLAFLQAKSSYVAAAEVVHLHKNTVKYRVDKAIDSRGRALDDDRLNLELALTACQWLGTAVLPRAIRQARA comes from the coding sequence ATGGGGGCGAAGCTCAGTCCCGAACAGCTCCGGCGTCAGGCGGCTGCGCGCGTTGCGCAAGTCGCGCGGACGATGGGTGCCGAGTTGCCTCGCCTCGGCAGCAACCTGCACTCGGAGATCGCCGAGGCGATCCCCGAACTGCGTGGCGATGAGGTCATCCTGGAGCTGCTTCGGGCCAGTTCGGAAAGCAACGTCGAGACCTTCCTCCACGTCGCGCAGTACGACATCCCGATCGAATCGGTCCGGCCACCGCCCGCCGCCACCGAGTACGCGCACCGGCTCGCACAGCGGGCGATCTCCGCGAACGCGCTGTTGCGCGCCTACCGGGTCGGACAGCATGTGGTGCTCGACTGGGTGGTCGCCGAGGTCGCCCGCAACGAACCCGACCGAGAGGTCGCGTTTGCGGCGGCGCAGATCGTCCAGCAGATCTCGTTCGCCTACGTGGATCGGGTGGCCGAGCAGGTTGTCGCGGAGTACGAGACCGAACGCGAACGGTGGTTGGCCAACCGCAACTCGGTTCGTACCGCGATGTTGAACACCGTTCTGTCCGGCCGTGACCACGATGTCGGCGCTGCCGAAGCGGCGCTCGGCTATCTGCTCCGGCAGCATCACCTGGGGCTCGTGGTCTGGACCGTGGAGGAGGGCGGGATGCCCAGCGAGCTCCGTCGGTTGGAGTCGCTCGTCGGCGCGATCGGAGAATCCGTCGACGCGGCGGGTCAGGCCCTGTTCCTACCGCAGGACGGTAGTACGGCGTGGTGCTGGATTCCGTTGGGGCGGACGGCCCATGGTCAGATCGACCACGACGCCATCCAACGGCTGACCGAGGAGGCCGGACCCGGCGTGCGCGTCGCCCTCGGGCGCCCGCACGCGTCGGGGACCGGCTTCCGGACCACCCATCAGGAAGCACAGCGAGCCCACACCGTCTCCTCGATCGCGGGCGACATCCGTGTCACCACATTCGACGAACCCGGCGTGCAGATCTGTTCGATCCTGGCACGGGACCTGGATTCGACCAGGGGTCTCGTGGCATCCGCGTTGGGCGGTCTGGCCGAGAACGACGAGAACACCGCGCAGCTGCGCGCCACGCTGCTCGCGTTTCTACAAGCCAAGAGCAGCTATGTGGCCGCCGCAGAAGTGGTGCATCTCCACAAGAACACTGTCAAGTACCGCGTCGACAAGGCCATCGACTCGCGCGGCAGGGCACTCGACGACGATCGCCTCAACCTGGAACTCGCACTGACGGCGTGTCAGTGGCTGGGGACTGCCGTGCTACCCCGCGCGATCCGTCAGGCACGGGCCTGA
- a CDS encoding SDR family oxidoreductase, translating to MTTTAVVTGAGRGIGLAFARLLADAGHRVVLTDVDGAAAERAAAEIGRGAVGFRQDVRDIASHRKIADEAAALGELAVWVNNAGVLFAGDAWQHPDEEIATILEVNVRGAMAGSAAAVAQMGRAGGTIVNIASISALTPVPGLALYAATKAAVLSYTTSLQGDLDHAGLPIRVHALCPDVVGTQMVTSHAKDPGAAMLFSGPKPLDEESVARAGMALMDSRQLFRVIPRWRGALVRGIDVAPSVGLPLLRLMRKLGDRRQARA from the coding sequence ATGACCACCACAGCAGTTGTCACCGGAGCCGGTCGCGGCATCGGTCTCGCCTTTGCCCGACTCCTCGCCGACGCCGGACACCGCGTCGTCCTCACCGATGTCGACGGTGCCGCGGCCGAGCGCGCCGCCGCCGAGATCGGTCGTGGCGCAGTCGGTTTCCGGCAGGATGTGCGAGACATCGCTTCCCATCGCAAGATCGCGGACGAGGCCGCGGCGCTGGGCGAACTGGCCGTCTGGGTGAACAATGCGGGCGTGCTCTTCGCAGGCGACGCCTGGCAGCATCCGGACGAGGAGATCGCGACCATCCTCGAGGTCAACGTACGGGGAGCCATGGCCGGCTCCGCGGCCGCCGTCGCACAGATGGGGCGAGCGGGCGGGACCATCGTGAACATCGCGTCCATCTCGGCGCTTACGCCGGTCCCCGGCCTCGCGCTGTACGCGGCGACCAAAGCCGCCGTGCTCTCCTACACCACCTCGCTCCAGGGCGATCTCGACCATGCCGGACTGCCGATCCGGGTCCACGCACTGTGCCCCGACGTGGTCGGCACCCAGATGGTGACCTCACACGCCAAGGATCCCGGTGCGGCAATGCTGTTCTCAGGACCGAAGCCGCTCGACGAGGAGAGCGTCGCCCGCGCGGGAATGGCATTGATGGACAGTAGGCAACTGTTCCGCGTGATCCCGCGGTGGCGAGGTGCACTGGTCCGCGGCATCGACGTCGCGCCCAGCGTCGGGCTGCCACTGCTCCGACTCATGCGCAAGCTCGGTGACCGCCGTCAGGCCCGTGCCTGA
- a CDS encoding FAD-dependent oxidoreductase encodes MSATQRNGSHVRQIIVLGGGYAGTMAANRLSAADDADVVMVNPRPRFVHRVRLHQWIAGTGTADEDFAHVLSGRVRLVVDTATHIDVAGGRVELASDAALDYDHLVYAVGSSGTPADTIDGVAEHGFVLGEWEAAQRLRARLDAVEATDPGAPATVIGGGLTGIEMAAELADAGVPVRIVCGVVLAPSFGDRARRSARRRLRKLGVEILEDCHVVSVGPDTVTIVDNGVRRIVPSSTTIVAAGFGVPDLAAVSGLSTDTAGRLITDETLTSVDDPRIVGAGDAVAPSGMAFRMSCQAANQLGPHAADTVLARLTGDAPSPVRLAFVGQGASLGRRGAVVQLTHRDDRPARVVISGRAAATIKELVCRSVIWGLRLEGRRPGATPSFGPTRQVGDRQVEVNA; translated from the coding sequence ATGAGCGCAACACAGCGCAACGGTTCGCATGTTCGGCAGATCATCGTCCTCGGCGGGGGCTACGCGGGCACGATGGCTGCCAACCGGCTCAGCGCGGCCGACGATGCCGACGTGGTGATGGTGAATCCTCGGCCGCGTTTCGTCCATCGGGTCCGGTTACACCAGTGGATAGCCGGCACCGGCACCGCCGACGAGGACTTCGCCCACGTGCTCAGCGGACGGGTTCGCCTCGTCGTCGACACCGCGACCCACATCGACGTGGCAGGTGGCCGGGTCGAATTGGCGTCGGACGCAGCGCTCGACTACGACCATCTGGTGTACGCGGTCGGGTCGTCGGGCACGCCGGCCGACACGATCGACGGTGTTGCCGAGCACGGGTTCGTACTGGGCGAATGGGAAGCGGCGCAGCGACTCCGGGCTCGTCTCGATGCTGTCGAAGCCACCGACCCGGGAGCCCCCGCAACCGTCATCGGTGGCGGGCTGACCGGTATCGAGATGGCCGCCGAACTCGCCGACGCGGGTGTGCCGGTCAGGATCGTCTGTGGGGTGGTCCTGGCGCCGTCGTTCGGTGATCGGGCCCGGCGATCGGCGCGGCGTCGGCTGCGGAAGCTCGGTGTGGAGATCCTCGAGGATTGCCACGTGGTGAGTGTCGGACCCGATACCGTCACCATCGTGGACAACGGTGTGCGGCGGATCGTGCCCAGTTCGACGACCATCGTGGCCGCCGGTTTCGGAGTGCCCGATCTCGCCGCGGTCAGCGGACTGTCGACGGACACGGCAGGCAGGCTCATCACCGACGAGACCCTGACCAGCGTCGACGACCCTCGGATCGTCGGGGCGGGAGATGCGGTCGCACCGTCGGGCATGGCGTTCCGGATGAGCTGTCAGGCGGCCAATCAACTCGGCCCGCATGCCGCCGACACGGTGCTCGCGCGACTGACGGGAGACGCACCGTCGCCGGTCCGTCTCGCCTTCGTCGGGCAGGGCGCCTCGCTCGGCCGCCGGGGCGCAGTGGTCCAGCTGACCCATCGCGACGACCGGCCCGCGCGGGTCGTCATCTCGGGTCGCGCGGCCGCGACGATCAAGGAGCTGGTCTGCCGCAGCGTGATCTGGGGGCTTCGCCTGGAAGGTCGCCGGCCGGGGGCGACGCCGTCGTTCGGGCCGACGCGTCAGGTGGGCGACCGCCAGGTCGAGGTGAACGCATGA
- the sigJ gene encoding RNA polymerase sigma factor SigJ, which translates to MSGDSEGEHARRFTELRPLLFTVAYEILGSATDADDVLQESYLRWADVDLGTVDDTKAYLAKVVTRQALNLLRASSRRREQYIGPWLPEPILLDERDAAQDLVLAESVSTAMLVVLETLSPDERVVFVLREVFGFGHDEIAEMIGKSDAAVRQAAHRARAHVQARRRRFVPVDASRTTEITEAFMAAAESGEIETLMTLMSPDVVFTTDSDGKASAVRRPIRGALAVARLLAGFSRVGGHLADFRVEPAIYNSLPGMRIHFDGELQGVLVLDVVDGLVADIYAVRNPEKLTGVGQPRRISR; encoded by the coding sequence ATGAGCGGCGACTCCGAGGGGGAGCATGCGCGCCGGTTCACTGAACTGCGCCCACTGCTGTTCACGGTCGCCTACGAGATCCTGGGGTCGGCGACGGACGCCGACGACGTCCTGCAGGAGAGCTACCTCCGTTGGGCCGACGTCGATCTCGGCACCGTCGACGACACCAAGGCGTATCTGGCGAAAGTGGTCACGCGCCAGGCGCTCAACCTCTTGCGGGCATCGTCACGGCGGCGTGAACAGTACATCGGCCCCTGGCTGCCGGAGCCGATCCTGCTCGACGAGCGTGACGCCGCACAGGATCTCGTACTCGCAGAATCGGTCTCCACGGCGATGCTCGTCGTCCTCGAGACTCTCAGCCCGGATGAGCGGGTCGTGTTCGTGCTGAGGGAGGTGTTCGGGTTCGGGCACGACGAGATCGCCGAGATGATCGGCAAATCCGATGCGGCTGTACGGCAGGCGGCCCACCGGGCGCGCGCGCACGTCCAGGCTCGCCGGCGGCGTTTCGTACCGGTAGACGCCAGTCGCACCACGGAGATCACGGAGGCGTTCATGGCGGCGGCGGAGTCGGGGGAGATAGAGACTCTGATGACGCTGATGTCACCGGATGTGGTGTTCACCACGGACAGCGATGGAAAGGCGAGTGCGGTTCGTCGCCCGATCCGCGGCGCCCTCGCCGTTGCGCGGTTGCTCGCCGGCTTCTCGCGTGTGGGAGGCCACCTGGCGGACTTCCGGGTCGAACCGGCGATCTACAACAGCCTGCCCGGCATGCGCATCCATTTCGACGGCGAATTGCAGGGCGTGCTCGTGCTCGACGTCGTCGACGGCCTCGTCGCCGACATCTATGCCGTCCGCAATCCGGAGAAGCTGACCGGGGTCGGTCAGCCTCGGCGGATCTCGCGCTGA
- a CDS encoding TetR/AcrR family transcriptional regulator: protein MTGGTRAANRAAMESEILRLGREHLRTHGAAGLSLRAIAREMGVVSSAVYRYVPSRDDLLTLLLVEAYSDLADTVDAAVAAVGKGRPLDRLRAATRALRRWAVDDPSRWALLYGSPVPGYTAPADKTVGPGTRVVGTLIAEVARAHAAVSPPTPAEGITPSMQTDFDSIRTEFGADLPDSAMLVATSLWATTVGAISLEVFGQYGADTFDDPAALFAAQVDLALSPIDG from the coding sequence ATGACTGGCGGAACACGAGCGGCGAACCGCGCCGCGATGGAATCGGAGATCCTCAGGCTGGGCCGGGAGCACCTCCGCACGCACGGCGCAGCAGGACTGTCACTGCGCGCGATCGCGCGCGAGATGGGCGTGGTGTCGTCGGCGGTGTACCGATACGTCCCCAGCCGCGACGACCTGCTCACGCTGCTGCTCGTGGAGGCCTACTCCGATCTCGCCGACACGGTCGATGCGGCCGTCGCCGCGGTCGGGAAGGGCAGGCCCCTGGATCGACTGCGCGCCGCGACGCGGGCGTTGAGGCGATGGGCAGTCGACGATCCATCCCGGTGGGCTTTGCTCTACGGCAGCCCGGTCCCGGGATACACCGCGCCGGCGGACAAGACGGTCGGACCGGGCACCCGAGTCGTCGGGACACTCATCGCCGAGGTCGCACGCGCCCATGCCGCAGTGTCGCCACCGACCCCGGCCGAGGGGATCACACCGTCGATGCAGACCGATTTCGACTCCATCCGAACAGAATTCGGGGCCGATCTACCCGACTCCGCGATGCTCGTCGCGACGTCCCTGTGGGCCACCACCGTCGGCGCGATCAGCCTCGAGGTGTTCGGCCAGTATGGCGCCGACACATTCGACGACCCGGCGGCACTGTTCGCCGCGCAAGTCGACCTCGCGCTCTCCCCGATCGACGGTTGA
- a CDS encoding DNA polymerase IV, with amino-acid sequence MASAVPSASRPAGPSPERSARWVMHLDMDAFFASVEQLTRPTLQGRPVLVGGTGGRGVVAGASYPARAFGARSAMPMHQARRLVGAGAVVLPPRGGVYRVVSARIFGLVRDAIPVIEMLSFDEAFGEPHELVGATADEVTAFAERLRGRIRDTVGIAASVGFGSGKQIAKIASGLAKPNGVMAIPPSRELAFLHALPVRKLWGIGPVSGDKLQRLGIETIGDFAAMSDVEVTSVLGATLGPALHRLAQGIDDRPVAERASAKQISAESTFPRDLVELDELRPAIESAAEGAHRRLVSDGRGARTVVLKLRRSDMSVLTRSMTLPAATTELSVLTSAAQRLALDPRSIGPIRLVGVGYSGLTAVQQFSLFADLDEEWGAAGAQAAETEDVEAAFVAAGASGQAAEVPADGFIPDSPGPDSSGPDSSGASDGAGRETWETGADVTHPDHGHGWVQGSGHGVVTVRFETRATGPGRAVTFASDDPAIRRADPLDSLAWPDLGSSAETDRDG; translated from the coding sequence GTGGCGTCCGCCGTCCCCTCAGCATCCCGGCCCGCCGGCCCGAGTCCCGAGCGCAGTGCGCGGTGGGTGATGCATCTGGACATGGACGCGTTCTTCGCATCCGTGGAGCAGTTGACCAGACCCACGTTGCAAGGGCGGCCGGTGCTGGTCGGCGGAACGGGTGGCCGCGGCGTGGTGGCGGGCGCCAGCTATCCCGCCCGGGCCTTCGGCGCCCGCTCGGCCATGCCGATGCATCAGGCGCGGAGGCTGGTCGGTGCGGGAGCCGTGGTGTTGCCGCCCCGCGGTGGGGTCTACCGCGTGGTCAGTGCCCGAATCTTCGGTCTGGTCCGTGACGCCATACCGGTGATCGAGATGCTCTCCTTCGACGAGGCGTTCGGTGAACCCCACGAACTCGTGGGGGCCACCGCCGACGAGGTGACCGCGTTCGCCGAGCGTCTGCGCGGCCGGATCCGCGACACCGTCGGCATTGCGGCCTCGGTCGGGTTCGGGAGCGGCAAGCAGATTGCGAAGATCGCGTCCGGCCTCGCCAAACCCAATGGGGTCATGGCGATCCCACCGAGCCGCGAACTCGCCTTCCTCCATGCGCTCCCGGTGCGCAAACTCTGGGGGATCGGGCCGGTGTCGGGTGACAAGCTGCAACGTCTGGGCATCGAGACGATCGGTGACTTCGCTGCCATGTCCGACGTCGAGGTCACCTCGGTGCTCGGGGCGACCCTCGGGCCCGCCTTGCACCGCCTGGCACAGGGCATCGACGACCGTCCGGTCGCCGAGCGGGCCTCGGCCAAGCAGATCAGCGCGGAGTCGACCTTTCCGCGAGATCTCGTGGAGCTCGACGAACTGCGCCCTGCCATCGAGTCGGCCGCCGAAGGCGCGCATCGGCGACTGGTGTCCGACGGACGCGGGGCCCGGACGGTGGTCCTGAAGCTCCGCCGCTCGGACATGTCGGTGCTGACCAGGTCGATGACACTGCCCGCGGCCACCACCGAATTGTCGGTGCTGACCTCGGCCGCTCAGCGGCTGGCCCTCGACCCGCGCAGCATCGGTCCCATCCGGCTCGTCGGCGTCGGCTACTCGGGACTGACCGCGGTGCAACAGTTCTCGTTGTTCGCAGATCTGGACGAGGAGTGGGGCGCGGCGGGGGCGCAGGCGGCCGAGACCGAGGACGTCGAGGCCGCCTTCGTGGCGGCGGGCGCCTCGGGGCAGGCGGCCGAGGTCCCGGCGGACGGCTTCATCCCCGACTCGCCCGGGCCCGACTCGTCCGGGCCCGACTCGTCCGGCGCTTCCGACGGGGCTGGGCGGGAGACCTGGGAGACCGGGGCCGACGTGACGCATCCCGACCATGGCCACGGGTGGGTGCAGGGAAGCGGGCACGGGGTGGTGACGGTCCGGTTCGAGACCCGGGCGACCGGTCCGGGCCGGGCCGTGACGTTCGCGAGCGACGACCCGGCGATCCGCCGGGCCGATCCGCTCGACAGTCTCGCCTGGCCCGATCTCGGTTCGTCGGCAGAGACCGACCGGGACGGCTGA